CATGGTGATCGCGACACTCCTGGTGGCGACCATCCCCAAACAGATGGGCTTCAACCGCTATGCGCCGTTCCACAATGTTTTTCCGAAAAAATTCGATCAGCTGTACCCGGCCTCGGCGAAGCCTGCCGGTCTCGGAGCGGTGGTTCTGGCCGACGACGACCCACGCCGGGTGAAGGGGCCGCGCTGCGGAACCGTTCTGGACGGCACGCCGCAGCCCGCCGTCCGGGAAGGGAGGTGAGCGTGATGGAAAGCCGACTCAACGAACGAGAAACGAGAGAATCCCTGCGGGCCCGGTTTGCCATGGGGATCATCCTGCTGGTCTTCTGGCTGATCCTGATGGGAATGGCCGTCGTGACCTTCCCCTTCGTCCAGCACACGACGACAAACCAGAACGCCACCTACGGCCTGATCACGGGGCTGCCGTTCCTGGTGCTCGTGCTTCTTTACCTGGTGCAGGCGGCGAAGGACCTGGCGGCGTTCCGGAAAGGAAAGGCCTGAACGGTTACAAACGCTTCCACCGCAAGGGGCGGTCGTGAGCGGCAGCTATGAAACCGGCGTTCCGGCCTGAAAAGACCCGCCTCCTCCCGAAAGGGTCGCCAGCGGAAACGGACAGCCGGATTGACCTTCGAAAACCGGGCAACACAGGAAAAGAAAACGACAGAGAGGGGAATCATCACATGAACATGGCAGGGTATTTAAGCGACGGCATCAAAAAGTTCGGAGAATATGAACAGTTCGTCTACATCGCGAACGACCGGCGGACGATCCTCACGAACACGGAGATCGACCGGCGGGCGCGGTCCCTGGCGACGGGCCTCCAGAAGGCCGGCATCGGGAAGGGCGACATCGTGGGCGTCATGGTCAGCAACATCCTCGAGATCCCGGAGCTCATGAACGGCATCATGCGCATGGGCGCCGCGTACCTGCCCATCATCTTCATGCTGACCCCCAAGGAAATCCGCTACATCCTGGAAGACTCCCAGGCCCGAATCCTCATCACGGAAAAGAACATGTGGCCGAAGATGAAGCAGGCCCTCGAAGGGAACACCTTCGTGAAGCAGATCATCGTCATCGGCGCCGGGCCGGGGGACGACCTGCCCGAAAAGTTCATTCCCTACGAGGCCTTCGTCGCCAACGACGGCTCCCTGGGAGACGTCCGGGACCTGTCGTCCGACGACCTGGGCATCCTGATGTATACCTCCGGCTCCACGGGCTTTCCCAAGGGCGTCATGTTGACCCACGGGAACCTGATCGGGAACATGCTCCAGGGGTTCAAGGTATGGCCTTACGAGGAGCGCAAAGAAGTATCCTATGCCTGCGTGCCCATGAACCACATCTACGGGTGCCTGGGGTATCACGAAGCCTGCTACTTCGGCGGAAAGCTTATCCTGGTTCCCCCGTTCGATCCGGTCAAGACCCTCGAGCACATGACGGAGTTCAAGGTGTCCGTGACGGGCCTGGTGCCGACCATGATCATCCTGATGATGATGGTCTACAAGCCCGGCCTGCACAGCCTGAAGTCCATGAAATACTGCGTCAGCGCAGGGGCTCCCCTGGCGGAGGAGACGCTGCTCCAGGCCCAGGAGATGTTCGGCATCAAAATCCTGCACGGGTATGGCTGCACGGAAGCGGGCCCCACGATCGCCCGCCAGCCGAGGGAAGGGAAGTTCAAGCCGGGATCCGTAGGACCGGCGCTTCCCGGTCTGGAAATGAGGCTCGTGGACGATGAGGGCCGGGAGGTTCCCCGGGGGCAGGTCGGGGAGATCCTCGTCAAGGGTCCCGGCGTCACCAAGGGATACTGGAACAAGCCGAAGGAGACGGCGGAAGCGCTTCGAGACGGCTGGCTGCACACGGGCGACCTGGGTCGCCTCGACGAGGACGGCGAGCTTTTCATCGTCGGCCGGAAGAAGG
This genomic window from Syntrophaceae bacterium contains:
- a CDS encoding AMP-binding protein, whose translation is MNMAGYLSDGIKKFGEYEQFVYIANDRRTILTNTEIDRRARSLATGLQKAGIGKGDIVGVMVSNILEIPELMNGIMRMGAAYLPIIFMLTPKEIRYILEDSQARILITEKNMWPKMKQALEGNTFVKQIIVIGAGPGDDLPEKFIPYEAFVANDGSLGDVRDLSSDDLGILMYTSGSTGFPKGVMLTHGNLIGNMLQGFKVWPYEERKEVSYACVPMNHIYGCLGYHEACYFGGKLILVPPFDPVKTLEHMTEFKVSVTGLVPTMIILMMMVYKPGLHSLKSMKYCVSAGAPLAEETLLQAQEMFGIKILHGYGCTEAGPTIARQPREGKFKPGSVGPALPGLEMRLVDDEGREVPRGQVGEILVKGPGVTKGYWNKPKETAEALRDGWLHTGDLGRLDEDGELFIVGRKKDLIIKGGENIDPGVSENVLAKHPAVFMVATIGIPDAKYGEEVASAVILKPGQQVTEEDLLAYAKEHLHPFVAPKRIFLMPSFPMTGTGKVLKREIKEMVKTM